One window of the Sulfitobacter sp. OXR-159 genome contains the following:
- a CDS encoding DUF6878 family protein → MTNPQIDYAAMAAQWRAERETTLKASRTELLAQLRALGISGVTAEYEGYGDSGNVEDVTVQPAEVQLPEPLATEVGDFAWSLAYHHHPGFENNEGGYGTLTWDIALDSIILDHADRYVECSHSYDEGL, encoded by the coding sequence ATGACCAATCCCCAGATCGACTATGCCGCAATGGCGGCTCAGTGGCGCGCAGAGCGTGAAACCACCTTGAAGGCATCCCGCACGGAGCTGCTCGCGCAACTACGTGCGCTTGGCATCAGCGGGGTCACTGCCGAATACGAAGGCTATGGCGACTCCGGCAATGTCGAGGATGTGACGGTGCAGCCTGCAGAGGTCCAACTGCCTGAGCCGCTTGCCACAGAGGTTGGCGACTTCGCCTGGTCGCTCGCCTATCACCATCACCCGGGGTTCGAAAACAACGAGGGCGGCTATGGCACGCTGACCTGGGACATAGCACTAGACAGCATCATCCTCGATCACGCGGACCGCTATGTCGAATGCTCGCACAGCTATGACGAGGGGCTTTGA
- a CDS encoding DUF736 family protein, translating into MFAGTLTRNVETEAAQYTGMIHSRRFDIAIQLEARAKMSERSPDFDVTAVNKSGRKVRIGTAWNETGNTSGNPYISMQIDVGLGPFRVNAVQTKEARAAQSGEFEIIPLVSNGLMKSGSISGELTAMDADNAFTGYIANMMFDLEFMLIENSYKSEETHPDYRIEVSSPRGKPIRVGSAWMAKSSRTGNDYLSLLINTPDGDLRVNAVQNEEQRGGQTFSIIPFIDSSEQPQDAGAGLSLVA; encoded by the coding sequence ATGTTCGCAGGAACCCTCACCCGCAATGTCGAGACCGAAGCCGCTCAGTACACCGGCATGATCCACTCGAGGCGCTTTGACATCGCCATCCAGTTGGAGGCGCGGGCCAAGATGTCTGAACGCAGCCCGGATTTTGACGTGACGGCAGTCAACAAATCAGGCCGCAAGGTGCGCATCGGCACGGCCTGGAACGAGACCGGCAATACCAGCGGCAACCCCTACATCTCGATGCAGATCGATGTCGGCTTGGGTCCGTTCCGGGTCAACGCGGTGCAGACGAAAGAGGCGCGCGCGGCCCAAAGCGGCGAATTTGAGATCATCCCGCTGGTCTCGAACGGCCTGATGAAATCCGGCTCGATCTCGGGCGAGCTCACCGCCATGGACGCCGACAACGCCTTCACCGGCTACATCGCCAACATGATGTTCGATCTGGAGTTCATGCTGATCGAGAACAGCTACAAATCCGAGGAGACCCACCCCGATTACCGGATCGAGGTCAGCTCGCCCCGGGGTAAACCAATCCGCGTCGGCTCGGCGTGGATGGCCAAAAGCAGCCGCACGGGCAATGACTACCTGTCGCTGCTGATCAACACGCCCGATGGCGACCTGCGCGTGAACGCCGTGCAGAACGAAGAACAGCGCGGTGGGCAGACCTTCTCGATCATCCCGTTCATCGACAGCAGTGAGCAGCCGCAGGACGCGGGTGCTGGGCTCTCGCTGGTCGCGTGA
- a CDS encoding DUF6915 family protein → MAHPLHHAESSARKFGGVPSDYQSVHDWFDASKEHLALFTHRAMRHHAQGLFEAERVFGLTLTNSAGRDIPVRWIGEQHIREDCQGRIPSMADWLRRIQPEPWMANGHIDRHSGDEPCGDPRVAWASEVAAGRTVLGLKDWMAARATQATQGA, encoded by the coding sequence ATGGCCCATCCGCTTCATCATGCTGAAAGCTCTGCCCGGAAATTCGGCGGGGTGCCGTCTGACTATCAGTCTGTGCACGATTGGTTCGATGCCTCGAAAGAGCACCTCGCGCTCTTCACGCACCGCGCCATGCGTCACCATGCGCAAGGCCTGTTCGAGGCCGAACGGGTTTTTGGCCTGACACTGACCAATAGTGCGGGCCGCGACATCCCCGTGCGCTGGATCGGCGAGCAGCATATCCGTGAAGACTGCCAGGGCCGCATCCCGAGCATGGCGGACTGGCTGCGACGGATACAGCCTGAGCCATGGATGGCCAATGGCCACATCGACCGGCATTCCGGCGATGAGCCCTGCGGCGACCCAAGGGTTGCCTGGGCCTCCGAGGTCGCCGCCGGAAGAACGGTTCTTGGCCTGAAGGATTGGATGGCGGCGCGCGCGACGCAAGCCACGCAAGGTGCCTGA